A window of Trichoderma atroviride chromosome 3, complete sequence contains these coding sequences:
- a CDS encoding uncharacterized protein (EggNog:ENOG41~SECRETED:SignalP(1-17)): MAKLTVLALSLAAIARALVLPEAAVNQAPLGATRDDGPDEAADLHNVMFGSHHLDNDDDGRSAAESFFNAVSSIRGHIHEDFSQAVADLVGLGYTGDHFGSPAGHGHHDESSHTIYELISKSKYTTKFARLVDDHPGVVELLNSTDSNYTLFVPLDKAFDDIPDDHKKPSKKVVEDALRYHIGLGEYPAKRILHTYTLPTAHDEELLGGEPQRLRTSVGLGGVKINFYSKVVAADIVAKNGIIHAVNHILVPPPYLGRIITLFPDRFSTLLLAYEKTDFVKFIHGVNLKGSTVFVPTNRAFNWLGPRANAFLFNTSKGRKYLKAILKYSIVPNATLYTDAFYDKRDDKDEKSDDEPLSHETFDLPTLLGDAHISVDIARVFGFASIKVNGYSRVVVPNGVGKNGVIQVVNRVPIPPHKGHRHHHSEEHGEIEVSDLIKRLEPYV; encoded by the exons ATGGCCAAGCTCACTGTCCTGGCGCTGTCGCTGGCCGCTATAGCCCgcgcgctggtgctgcccgAGGCAGCCGTGAATCAGGCACCGCTGGGCGCAACTCGTGACGACGGCCCAGACGAGGCCGCGGACCTGCACAATGTCATGTTCGGCTCGCACCACCTggacaacgacgacgacggccgcagcgccgccgagagcttcttcaacgccgtGTCCAGCATCCGCGGCCACATCCACGAGGACTTTAGCCAGGCCGTGGCCGATCTCGTCGGGCTGGGCTACACGGGCGACCACTTCGGCAGCCCCGccggccacggccaccacgACGAGAGCAGCCACACGATATACGAGCTAATCTCCAAGAGCAAGTACACGACAAAGTTCGCCCGGCTGGTCGACGACCATCCCGGCGTGGTGGAGCTGCTCAACAGCACCGACAGCAACTACACCCTCTTTGTGCCGCTGGACAAGGCCTTTGACGACATCCCCGACGACCACAAGAAGCCCAGCAAGAAGGTGGTCGAGGACGCGCTGCGCTACCACATTGGCCTCGGCGAGTATCCCGCCAAGAGGATCCTGCACACCTACACGCTGCCGACCGCCCACGACGAGGAATTGCTGGGCGGTGAACCGCAGCGCCTTCGTACCTCtgttggccttggcggcgtAAAGATCAACTTCTACAGCAAGGTTGTCGCTGCTGACATA GTTGCCAAGAATGGTATTATCCATGCCGTGAACCATATCCTAGTCCCGCCCCCTTATCTCGGCCGAATCATCACGCTGTTCCCTGATCGCTTCTCAACTCTGCTGTTGGCGTACGAGAAGACCGACTTTGTCAAGTTTATTCATGGCGTCAACTTGAAGGGTAGCACCGTTTTCGTCCCCACCAACCGGGCCTTTAATTGGCTGGGTCCAAGAGCCAACGCCTTTCTGTTCAACACTAGCAAGGGTCGCAAGTATCTCAAGGCCATTCTCAAGTACAGCATTGTGCCCAACGCCACACTGTACACTGATGCATTCTACGATAAGAGAGACGACAAGGACGAGAAATCCGACGATGAGCCACTTTCGCACGAGACCTTTGATCTGCCAACCCTGCTTGGCGATGCGCACATCAGCGTTGATATTGCCCGCGTTTTTGGCTTTGCCTCGATCAAGGTGAATGGCTATTCCCGCGTGGTTGTGCCCAACGGCGTGGGGAAGAATGGCGTTATCCAGGTTGTCAACCGAGTTCCTATCCCCCCACACAAAGGCCATCGCCACCATCATTCCGAGGAGCATGGTGAAATTGAAGTCAGCGACTTGATCAAAAGACTTGAGCCCTATGTTTGA
- a CDS encoding uncharacterized protein (EggNog:ENOG41) — MTMKEALTYPGPKVDIVDSPIPTAGAYQMIIKVVCVGLNPKDWKVADGIVPGVTRTNEGDDFSGVVHQVGQHVTEFKVGDRVGVFHKTLSPGGGWAEYAIAYESMTFHLADHVSFEEAATIPLAAITSCLGMYRRLPLPYPWDPCDRLQPFLIYGAASAVGAYALKLAVLSNIHPIIAVAGRGLDFVETLIDRSRGDTIIDYRQGDDAVVEAIKTALGGQKLEFAFDAVSEKSTIRNVCKIIDRDVGKMAVVLPVPTDEISEGIPRINTAVEMSQCELGNEALLKSSSKSKGLGILQFTIVMLKFIGRGLNEGWFSAHPHEIVPGGLYGLESALQRLKSGSVSARKLVVRISDTDGVEH; from the exons ATGACGATGAAGGAAGCACTCACTTACCCAGGCCCAAAGGTCGACATTGTTGACTCACCAATACCGACAGCGGGAGCCTATCAGATGATTATCAAGGTAGTCTGCGTAGGACTGAACCCGAAAGATTGGAAAGTCGCCGACGGCATCGTACCTGGAGTGACGCGCACCAACGAAGGAGACGATTTTTCAGGAGTTGTCCATCAAGTCGGACAACATGTGACTGAATTCAAAGTTGGCGATCGAGTCGGTGTTTTCCATAAAACATTGAGTCCAGGAGGAGGCTGGGCCGAGTATGCTATTGCATACGAGAGCATGACATTCCACTTGGCGGATCACGTCTCGTTCGAAG AGGCTGCAACTATACCCCTCGCGGCCATAACTTCATGCTTGGGAATGTACCGCCGCCTTCCACTTCCATATCCATGGGATCCATGCGATAGGCTGCAGCCGTTTCTTATTTACGGCGCCGCATCTGCGGTAGGCGCTTACGCATTGAAGCTGGCGGTGTTGTCAAACATTCACCCCATTATTGCAGTTGCTGGACGAGGACTCGACTTTGTAGAGACATTGATCGACCGGTCTCGTGGCGATACCATTATTGACTATCGCcaaggagatgatgcagtGGTCGAAGCGATAAAAACAGCTCTAGGAGGCCAGAAACTCGAGTTTGCGTTTGATGCTGTGAGCGAAAAGAGCACCATTAGGAACGTTTGCAAAATAATAGACAGAGATGTTGGAAAGATGGCCGTTGTGCTGCCGGTTCCAACCGATGAGATTTCCGAAGGAATACCGCGAATTAACACAGCCGTTGAGATGTCCCAATGTGAACTAGGGAATGAAGCGCTTCTCAAATCTAGTTCCAAGAGCAAAGGGCTAGGGATACTCCAGTTTACAATTGTGATGTTGAAGTTTATCGGGAGGGGTTTGAACGAAGGATGGTTCAGCGCGCACCCTCACGAAATTGTGCCTGGCGGGCTATACGGATTAGAAAGCGCGCTTCAACGACTCAAGAGTGGATCAGTCAGTGCAAGGAAACTTGTTGTCCGAATCTCGGATACAGACGGGGTGGAGCATTGA
- a CDS encoding uncharacterized protein (EggNog:ENOG41) — protein MPEMLRKKEAFTLVTPIPGFIPRQLAIDILHSHSEVLTLNPLVLGHKPIPAPRNAAADEFYSTWYEIEERIQVIPGMGKMGAGKIKFNGCFHDMPWGLQTHIYAPMNIDLRNKYRICGNQPGIEPPETREIGLESLGAPADGLYLREDIEFKCNIAMVTFVRAQLKAANREMVQRIIKKAELLDAGVLQAMMEDGKLKTVNPMDRSITPAVGSMQDPRRQSAYAQSPPFGQQSPQLAQASQMPPSYSPGYPQHAYPAPSQTPQLQDPRQSMYQQQQHQGMYAPPPIPPKEQMVIMELPGDFPPHVSPGLYPSPLPSPGYRPASGSSNDPRWSQGQPSPGLVNPLRLSNVSQLSTSSAGHPHGFVSELSTHNEKSEY, from the coding sequence ATGCCCGAAATGCTTCGCAAGAAAGAGGCGTTTACGCTGGTGACGCCAATCCCGGGCTTCATCCCGCGACAGCTGGCCATCGACATCCTGCACTCTCACAGCGAGGTCCTCACTCTCAACCCGCTCGTCCTCGGCCACAAGCCCATCCCAGCGCCTCGcaatgccgccgccgacgagTTCTACAGCACCTGGTACGAAATCGAGGAGCGCATCCAGGTCATCCCCGGAATGGGCAAGATGGGCGCCGGCAAGATCAAGTTCAACGGCTGCTTCCACGACATGCCCTGGGGCCTGCAGACTCACATCTATGCGCCCATGAACATTGACCTGCGCAACAAGTATCGCATTTGCGGCAACCAGCCCGGCATCGAGCCGCCAGAGACTCGCGAGATTGGCCTGGAGAGCCTGGGAGCCCCCGCCGACGGCCTCTACCTGCGCGAAGACATCGAGTTCAAGTGCAACATCGCCATGGTCACCTTTGTCAGAGCCCagctcaaggctgccaaCCGAGAGATGGTCCAGCGCATCATCAAAAAGGCCGAGCTTCTTGACGCCGGCGTTCTTCAAGCCATGATGGAGGACGGCAAGCTCAAGACAGTCAACCCGATGGATCGCTCCATCACGCCCGCAGTGGGCTCGATGCAAGATCCCAGACGGCAATCTGCTTACGCGCAGAGCCCACCCTTTGGACAGCAAAGCCCACAGCTGGCACAGGCATCTCAGATGCCACCAAGCTACTCGCCAGGATACCCCCAACACGCTTACCCTGCTCCCTCGCAGACGCCTCAGCTGCAGGATCCTCGCCAATCCAtgtaccagcagcagcaacaccaggGCATGtatgcgccgccgccaattCCGCCCAAGGAACAAATGGTCATCATGGAGCTTCCGGGCGACTTCCCTCCTCATGTTTCTCCTGGCCTCTACCCATCTCCGCTGCCCAGCCCGGGATATCGTCCAGCCTCGGGATCTTCAAATGATCCTCGATGGTCGCAGGGCCAGCCAAGCCCGGGTTTGGTCAATCCACTCAGGCTGAGCAACGTGAGCCAACTCTCCACAAGCAGCGCAGGCCATCCTCATGGTTTTGTAAGCGAGCTTTCGACACACAATGAAAAGTCAGAGTATTAG
- a CDS encoding uncharacterized protein (EggNog:ENOG41~SECRETED:SignalP(1-26)), translating to MKESTHTHFTMTNFLSLLSLSSIALAATNPISHKPHARLIAQFPSSSLFQDASIQVGAAIEPCRPGELVCNDGCMPPRAECCPDGDGYCKQGYACVTDGCCPFGKICDGRIVCDFGEVPCGDKHCMPEGAVCCPGGIVLPCWRDVFSERL from the coding sequence ATGAAGGAGTCTACTCATACCCATTTCACCATGACcaactttctctctctcctcagtCTCTCATCAatcgccctcgccgccacAAATCCCATCTCACACAAGCCTCACGCACGACTCATCGCCCAGTTCccatcctcctctctcttccaagaTGCCTCCATCCAAGTCGGCGCCGCCATCGAGCCATGCCGCCCAGGAGAGCTAGTCTGCAACGACGGCTGCATGCCCCCTCGCGCAGAATGCTGCcccgacggcgacggctACTGTAAGCAGGGATACGCGTGCGTCACCGACGGCTGCTGTCCCTTTGGCAAAATATGCGACGGCCGGATCGTCTGCGATTTCGGCGAAGTGCCTTGTGGCGATAAGCATTGCATGCCCGAGGGGGCTGTCTGCTGTCCGGGGGGGATCGTACTGCCGTGCTGGAGAGACGTGTTTTCAGAACGGCTTTGA
- a CDS encoding uncharacterized protein (EggNog:ENOG41~SECRETED:SignalP(1-18)), whose amino-acid sequence MKTSLFLGCIAIATSVAAAPVPDSDTVASYQWKKDTQTTDGVASYEWKRDTESTDGVASYEWKKDTEHTDGVASYEWKKDTEHTDGVASYEWKKDTEHTDGVASYEWKKKRV is encoded by the exons ATGAAGACATCTCTATTCCTTGGTTGCATTGCAATCGCGACTTcagttgctgctgctcctgttcCT GACTCTGATACTGTTGCCAGCTATCAATGGAAGAAAGACACCCAAACCACTGATGGCGTGGCCAGCTACGAATGGAAGAGGGACACTGAAAGCACAGACGGTGTTGCTAGCTATGAGTGGAAGAAGGACACTGAACACACTGATGGCGTTGCCAGCTATGAGTGGAAGAAAGATACCGAGCACACTGATGGCGTTGCTAGCTATGAGTGGAAGAAGGACACTGAACACACTGATGGCGTTGCAAGCTacgagtggaagaagaagcgagttTAG
- a CDS encoding uncharacterized protein (EggNog:ENOG41), with product MSKTITVFGATGNQGGSVVQAILADAVLSKEFKVRGVTRDVNKPNAQKLASMGVELVTVRFNLAPTMFS from the coding sequence ATGTCCAAGACCATCACCGTGTTTGGCGCGACTGGAAATCAAGGAGGCTCCGTTGTCCAAGCCATCCTCGCAGATGCAGTGCTCTCAAAGGAATTCAAAGTCCGCGGCGTCACTCGTGATGTGAACAAGCCAAATGCCCAAAAGCTCGCGTCCATGGGCGTCGAGCTGGTCACGGTGCGCTTCAACCTTGCTCCTACCATGTTTTCTTAG
- a CDS encoding uncharacterized protein (EggNog:ENOG41~TransMembrane:1 (i36-58o)), which yields MSRQSFSSGDEDTLLSSKSEGLPLQSREKRRNNHTLIHFSLVALLSSIVSIVASLIVWRAVLPKPGFRENVQLLPGLDIPPLGPIQKAFMPERVYDDPRTEKGRAAWMNLFPKGKGYVSIDNIEAAGPVPDYIRDTSNDGTGRFSIATFHQLHCLYLLQVELFDALASNITEPHSHAFHCLDYLRESILCASDSTLEPFKPKYDLATPRKGVDGYGTPHQCRDFGKLRSWAERFRYNDDQGFETYGG from the exons ATGTCTCGACAAAGCTTCAGCTCTGGAGATGAGGATACGCTTTTGAGTTCCAAGAGCGAAGGCCTTCCTTTGCAAAgcagggaaaagagaagaaataacCATACGTTGATACACTTTTCTCTTGTCGCTCTGCTCAGTTCCATTGTCTCTATCGTTGCGAGTCTTATAGTATGGAGAGCTGTGCTGCCGAAGCCGGGATTTAGGGAGAATGTACAATTACTCCCAGGATTGGATATTCCGCCTC TCGGCCCAATTCAAAAGGCATTCATGCCTGAAAGGGTGTATGATGATCCACGAACAGAAAAAGGGCGCGCAGCCTGGATGAACCTTTTCCCCA AGGGGAAGGGATATGTTTCGATAGATAACATAGAAGCTGCAGGCCCAGTGCCCGACTATATTCGAGACACCAGCAACGATGGTACCGGGCGGTTCTCAATAGCGACTTTCCATCAACTACACTGCCTC TATCTTCTTCAAGTAGAGCTCTTCGACGCCCTGGCATCAAACATTACCGAACCACACTCCCATGCATTCCACTGTCTGGACTATCTCCGAGAGAGCATCTTGTGTGCATCCGATTCTACATTAGAACCATTTAAACCAAAATACGATCTTGCCACGCCTCGAAAAGGCGTGGACGGATATGGAACTCCACACCAATGCCGAGATTTTGGCAAACTCCGCAGCTGGGCTGAGCGATTTCGATACAACGATGATCAAGGATTTGAAACTTATGGAGGATAA
- a CDS encoding uncharacterized protein (EggNog:ENOG41~TransMembrane:1 (i35-58o)) produces MEKDRDDSSTEEFDPFLGSSASSKYEARSHRRRNILLYCLAILLGISLGSHVLTYIYVHRASYLDAACVRHTQQNPTPINIPIHYRSVHYDGTFLANSTSLYRLPPSPEVDAAWEGLGTTSKPLLLSESQAARAGISLDHLKTPSGEFPVLFEFNHHLHCLNLIRKALFYNYDYYSSPNYPGHHLGKDEQTISKHVTHCVDMLRQVIQCKPDLGVFGQYWVKDKEQGVDGSFVDFNTDHKCVDWEPIREWVHAHQTLDDIVVELKEGDKVLDIAP; encoded by the exons ATGGAGAAAGACAGAGACGATAGCTCTACTGAAGAATTCGACCCGTTTCTGGGCTCTTCTGCAAGTTCAAAATATGAGGCTCGGAGCCATCGCAGGCGTAATATCCTGCTATACTGCTTGGCTATCTTGCTCGGTATCTCTCTAGGCTCACACGTTTTGACTTACATCTACGTTCATCGAGCATCATACCTTGATGCAGCTTGTGTACGACACACACAGCAGAATC ctACACCGATTAATATTCCAATTCATTATCGTTCAGTTCATTACGATGGGACATTTCTTGCCAATTCAACTTCCCTCTACCGCCTTCCCCCATCTCCTGAAGTCGATGCGGCATGGGAAGGCCTCGGAACCACGTCAAAACCTCTTCTACTCTCCGAGTCGCAAGCAGCTCGCGCCGGAATCAGCCTCGACCATCTCAAAACTCCGTCGGGCGAGTTTCCAGTTTTATTCGAGTTCAATCACCACTTACATTGCCTCAACCTGATCCGCAAGGCCCTCTTTTACAACTACGATTACTATTCGAGCCCTAATTACCCGGGACATCATCTTGGCAAAGATGAGCAGACTATTAGCAAGCACGTAACACACTGCGTCGATATGCTGCGGCAAGTGATCCAGTGTAAGCCCGACCTAGGAGTTTTCGGACAGTATTGggtcaaggacaaggagcaGGGAGTGGACGGATCCTTTGTGGACTTCAATACGGACCACAAATGTGTCGATTGGGAACCAATACGAGAGTGGGTTCACGCACATCAGACGCTTGACGATATAGTAGTGGAGTTGAAAGAGGGTGATAAGGTCCTAGATATTGCACCCTAG
- a CDS encoding uncharacterized protein (EggNog:ENOG41) — protein sequence MSSAQSVAPAVQGAHTVFLVTNFWESMSADIEISQGKAVVDASKAAGVQHIIFSSLINVTKASGGRLPNISHFDGKAAIEEYIRHSGLAGTFVLPGMFMSGFETMIQKNPESEPAGYTLALPVDPHKAISPLFDAAADMGKCYKGNS from the coding sequence ATGTCGTCCGCCCAATCAGTCGCCCCCGCCGTCCAGGGCGCCCACACCGTCTTCCTCGTAACCAACTTCTGGGAGAGCATGTCGGCCGACATTGAAATCTCCCAGGGAAAAGCCGTCGTCGACGCCTCAAAGGCCGCGGGCGTGCAGCacatcatcttctcgtcGCTGATAAACGTCACAAAGGCCAGCGGGGGCCGGCTGCCCAACATTTCGCATTTCGACGGCAAGGCGGCCATTGAAGAGTATATCCGCCACAGCGGCCTGGCCGGCACTTTTGTCCTGCCGGGCATGTTTATGAGCGGCTTCGAGACCATGATTCAGAAGAACCCGGAGTCGGAGCCGGCAGGGTATACGCTGGCATTGCCAGTTGATCCGCACAAGGCCATATCGCCGCTTTTTGACGCCGCGGCAGACATGGGTAAGTGCTACAAGGGCAATTCCTGA